In Tripterygium wilfordii isolate XIE 37 chromosome 17, ASM1340144v1, whole genome shotgun sequence, the genomic window GAATGCAAAGATATAGAAGTTCAAAAGAAGTCTTCTAATAGGCAATTCTAGTAATGTCCATCTTTAGTCATTTTCTTAACAGATATTGATCTAACCATATAACATGGTAGTCAACACATCCTTACGATTTGCAGCTAGAATCAAATTGTTTGGATTTTCAACCAAGAAGGTTTGAGCAGCAAGCAAGTCATGACTTTTAAGTCCTAACTCCACCAAATGTTCAAATAAAATCGAATCTGAAATACCAGGCAACATAGCACAGTTTAAGAGCACTTCACCAAGCTCTCGAGTTGACTCATGCATTGCACCAACAAGCTTCTCGACCTTATCATCACTTAAACGGCGTTTGCACTTATTTTTCTTAGCTGAAGTACCAGCTTGAGAGTAGCTATCAAATTCATCAGTTGTGCTTGGAACAATGTCAAAGCTATCTAATGACATTGATTGTTGCCCCACCATATTGTCAATCTCATTTATAGTCCCAATCACATGTTGCTAGCCAGATTCAACTCTACGGCATCACATCTCCCTAGAGGTCTCCCCATCATCTCCAGTTGCTCTATCCTTCCCAAACAAATCCACAAGCTTATGATAATTATGAATTTCCTTGTTCATCCACTCCTTTGCTTGAGGCTTAGACtacaaaaaaaaggacaaaaaaaagaaaacagtaaTATTATTGTCAAACAATAGCTTGAGCATGATAATAcatcaaaaaatcaaacatcaaaCCTCAATCAATCGGGTCCAAACATCCAGCTCAGCTTGCCATGTAGAGGTACTTGGGTTCCATCCAAACCCACTCAATCCATCCTTGAAAATGTCATAGCAACTAGTAACCTTGTCTTGATATTTTTCATATGGTTTTGGACTTTAGTCTTGTCCAATGGAACATCAGGGTATTGTTTCTTCATGTCTTTCAAGATCTCATCATATGTAGTACTAGTGAATGCTCCATTTACTCTATTTCCTTGGATTTGTTGATACAAAAATGCTTCAATAAGTGCATCATCCATTACTTGTGTCCAACTCACATGTGCAACATTTCCCTTTCCCCTCATCATGATTCTACATAAATATTTGTATATGATATAAACTGCAATAGGCTATGCAATTAAGAAAAGTCTTCCAGAACCAGATATCTAGCAATATCTAACTAAAAGGAATAAGCACAAAGAATTGATGCATGAAAAGCACAAACAGATTATGCATAAACATTATGGCAATTGCAGGAAAAGCATAAATAAATTATGCAGGAAAAGTCATTCTTGATTAATGATATAAGCCTACCACATAGCATCTGCAATGTCATTCTTGATGGTCTGCCCTCTAGCTACATCTTCGGGGTCATCTACTTGACAACCACTATTCTCCCGAGACCATATTTTGATTTGCAAGCTCAACATCAACTTCATGAAGTATATTACCATCAGGATCAACCCCCATAAGATAGTTATGTAATATGCAGTAACAAACGATGATTCTCTTTTGTATTTTTACTCCAAATGTTGGTTCCGTTCCACTAGGGAATCGCTTCTTTGGAACACCAATAGCTCTCTCAACTGCATTGCGCAATGAGGAATGTTGATGGTTGAACAATTCACGCTTGTTCCTAAGAGGATTTCGTGGGGAGTATTCTTTTAAGTGATAGCGCTCCCCTCTAAAACACGTAATGAGACCACTTTTTAACATGTATCCCGCATCAAGGAGATAGAATTTTCCTAAATAATATGAGAAATATTAGGAAAACTACTATTTggataaataaaattgaaaagaaatagTATCATTGATTACCTTCTGGAATATGAAGTGGGTATGGTCTTGTTATTGCATTTTTCATGATTCTAGAATCAGAAGCAGTTCCTTCCCAACCAGCTAACACGTAAGTGAATTTTAAATTGAACGAATAAGCAACCATAACATTTTGGGTGGGGTAGTCCTTTCTACCACGATACCTAGAAGCATTTGTAATTGAAACTTTTGCACGAAAATGTGTCCCATCTATTGCCCCTACACAATCCTATCATGTGAAGTATGTTATAGATTTCATACATTAACATACTAACAAATAACTTTAGGGTACAAAATACTATTGATCACCTTAAAGAAAGGATTAAATCTGTTAACAAGCTCAATTTCAGGTGGGATATGATCTCTAATAGGTTGTCTTATGTATCTCTTCTTGCTCTATTAAAGCATCCAAAACACTATGAAGGTGACGACCGATTGTCTCTTCTGAGTGTCGAAATACAATTGACATCTCACAGTATCTTGAATTTTGACCCATAATCCAAAGGAATTTAGCAACCAATTCTTCGATCGTTGTTCATTGCGTTGGTCCAAGACCACCTTCTCTAACTAAAATACCACATAAATTGAAAAAAGCTTGTGGACCCATTCGAATCACATCTCGTCCTTTTGGACCAACAATAGTTGTTAGCATCTCATCTCTTACTCTCTCCCTATGCAAACGAATACTCCGATTTACATGAGATTTAGTTCGTGTGCTAATATGTCTCCCACTAATTGATAAACCATCATTTGCAAAAACCACACGGATACAACAACATATAGCATGAACTTATTAGAAGCATCATCATCATGGTCAGCCATCTAAGTTCAAAGAAAACAATTTAGAAATGGCTGCCAGGATTTCCAttagaaaaaaataacaaaaaaaaatctcaaaacaaTGACCAGGTTAATTCTTAAATTATCCATCCAGAACAATTCAACTCATTTCAATAAATTAGTCTCTACAGTGTATATAGGCAAACCATTGCATATTAACAtgcaaattaaaatatatatatacatatataagagcAGATGATTTTGTTTCACTTTCAGTATAATGTCTAAAGCTGACTTATTTTAAAAGCAATGAAGCAACtgaatcaaaaatattttaattaataacacACATTAGAATAATTACTCACTATATATTTGATATCGTAAACTGTAACTTAAACCCTTTCACCATTTGCACATAGGACAGAGCATatacaacaacaaaagaattaCATGAGATAGGGCATCCACATATAAGCATAAAAATTCTAATAGATGATCACCTAATGTACAACAAGTAAAGAGAATTTACATGAGAGAAAGCTTCCAAATATACGCATAAAAAATCTCATAGATGAAAACCCAAAACTTATATTGCGTGAAATCATAATCCATATCAAAAAAGAGTACCTCCTTATAGCAGCGAGCCAGCAATGAAAAATTCAAAGGACGAAGCACATGCGAACAGACCAGGAACTGAGAACAAATTGATTTCACGTTACAGCATATAGGAGGAAAAATGAAATCAGATTCACGGTAGATGGAGGATAGTTCTTGGGAAAATGGAGGAAATAGAGGAGAGTATTACCTAGAAGGAGTCGCGAGGGTTCTT contains:
- the LOC119982890 gene encoding uncharacterized protein LOC119982890 translates to MVAYSFNLKFTYVLAGWEGTASDSRIMKNAITRPYPLHIPEGKFYLLDAGYMLKSGLITCFRGERYHLKEYSPRNPLRNKRELFNHQHSSLRNAVERAIGVPKKRFPSGTEPTFGVKIQKRIIVCYCILHNYLMGVDPDGNILHEVDVELANQNMVSGE